One stretch of Caloenas nicobarica isolate bCalNic1 chromosome 4, bCalNic1.hap1, whole genome shotgun sequence DNA includes these proteins:
- the EXOC1L gene encoding exocyst complex component 1-like — translation MSSLVKEDLAKKLFGPRRQRLHEFIEVEGSGAERCYLCAAVTKSEEVEICMVKHWRVDREEKYEIVEKWFLKDLEMIDGKEADTDNPYFDMHFHKVYNLEAYSCASKYTFARTLNKLNEMYLKKDLKIVNFDDTYLNDDSIWSSNNRDCLVLMRICFYASNLLCLSLCPLS, via the exons ATGTCCTCTCTGGTGAAGGAGGACCTGGCGAAGAAGCTGTTCGGCCCCCGGCGGCAGAGGCTGCACGAGTTCATCGAGGTGGAGGGCTCGGGCGCGGAGCGCTGCTACCTGTGTGCCGCAG TGACTAAAAGTGAAGAAGTAGAAATATGTATGGTTAAACACTGGCGAGTGGATCGAGAGGAGAAATACGAAATAGTTGAGAAGTGGTTTTTGAAAGATCTGGAGATGATTGATGGAAAAGAAGCAGATACT gacaaTCCATATTTTGATATGCATTTCCACAAAGTCTACAATCTGGAAGCCTATAGTTGTGCATCTAAATATACCTTTGCTCGAACGCTAAACAAACTGAATGAAATGTACCTTAAGAAGGATTTGAAGATTGTGAACTTTGATGACACCTACCTAAATGATGATTCAATCTGGTCATCCAACAATAGGGATTGCTTAGTACTTATGAGGATATGCTTCTATGCTTCCAACCTTCTATGTCTCTCCCTGTGCCCTTTGTCCTAA